Proteins encoded by one window of Apus apus isolate bApuApu2 chromosome 15, bApuApu2.pri.cur, whole genome shotgun sequence:
- the ADIG gene encoding adipogenin isoform X1 has product MRYPLVSLVNELTFPILFFWFCLPFVMLLIIIIIWLQLLLKEEQMPSTGKNKKPSSDEPDSDFKFEDKRPKEENQREASGTETQEETQSSSSLRKLRPKPSHLSSNPRSQKQSLLATTSDSWSQSQKIRYPQAQKNNFCNITMLLCTTLSSLTWNFVCQLLQISNVLRIQLLPSSLNGYMAQLFTLLGEKVGKILGILRLENRGLLALVSERKLEQNDEAVSTTSG; this is encoded by the exons ATGAGGTATCCTCTGGTTTCTTTGGTGAACGAGCTGACCTTTCCTAtccttttcttctggttttgtttaccATTTGTAATGCTGCTGATCATAATCATTATCTGGCTACAGCTTCTACTTAAAGAAG AACAGATGCCCAGtacaggaaaaaacaagaaaccGTCTTCTGATGAGCCTGATTCTGACTTTAAATTTGAGGATAAACGaccaaaggaagaaaaccagagaGAAGCATCTGGTACAGAAACACAAGAGGAGACTCAGTCCAGTAGTTCTTTGAGGAAACTGAGGCCCAAACCTTCTCATCTGAGTTCCAATCCAAGAAGCCAAAAGCAAAGTCTTCTTGCTACAACTTCAGACAGCTGGTCTCAGAGCCAGAAGATAAGATATCCTCAAGCTCAGAAGAACAATTTCTGTAACATCACAATG CTGCTGTGCACCACACTTTCTTCTCTCACCTGGAATTTTGTCTGCCAGTTGCTCCAGATCTCTAATGTCCTGAGGATTCAACTGCTGCCGTCCTCTCTGAATGGCTACATGGCTCAGCTGTTCACTTTACTGGGTGAAAAAGTTGGGAAGATCCTGGGAATCCTGAGGCTGGAGAACAGAGGGCTGTTGGCTTTAGTGTCTGAGAGGAAACTGGAACAGAATGATGAAGCTGTAAGCACCACCTCAGGGTGA
- the ADIG gene encoding adipogenin isoform X2 has product MPSTGKNKKPSSDEPDSDFKFEDKRPKEENQREASGTETQEETQSSSSLRKLRPKPSHLSSNPRSQKQSLLATTSDSWSQSQKIRYPQAQKNNFCNITMLLCTTLSSLTWNFVCQLLQISNVLRIQLLPSSLNGYMAQLFTLLGEKVGKILGILRLENRGLLALVSERKLEQNDEAVSTTSG; this is encoded by the exons ATGCCCAGtacaggaaaaaacaagaaaccGTCTTCTGATGAGCCTGATTCTGACTTTAAATTTGAGGATAAACGaccaaaggaagaaaaccagagaGAAGCATCTGGTACAGAAACACAAGAGGAGACTCAGTCCAGTAGTTCTTTGAGGAAACTGAGGCCCAAACCTTCTCATCTGAGTTCCAATCCAAGAAGCCAAAAGCAAAGTCTTCTTGCTACAACTTCAGACAGCTGGTCTCAGAGCCAGAAGATAAGATATCCTCAAGCTCAGAAGAACAATTTCTGTAACATCACAATG CTGCTGTGCACCACACTTTCTTCTCTCACCTGGAATTTTGTCTGCCAGTTGCTCCAGATCTCTAATGTCCTGAGGATTCAACTGCTGCCGTCCTCTCTGAATGGCTACATGGCTCAGCTGTTCACTTTACTGGGTGAAAAAGTTGGGAAGATCCTGGGAATCCTGAGGCTGGAGAACAGAGGGCTGTTGGCTTTAGTGTCTGAGAGGAAACTGGAACAGAATGATGAAGCTGTAAGCACCACCTCAGGGTGA
- the ACTR5 gene encoding actin-related protein 5, with the protein MAAPARVFPFRDARWAPDPVLEPSAAVRSPQPVPLVIDNGSFQTRAGWASAEPSVPARPLLRFRSLAARSRGARGGAGADTQVGNDLGSPEPLRWLLRSPFDRNVPVQLELQELLLDHVFQRLGVSSQGCVDHPIVLTEAVCNPLYSRQMMSELLFECYQVPKVSYGVDSLYSFHHNRRQNWPCSGLVISSGYQCTHILPVLEGRLDAKNCKRINLGGCQAAVYLQRLLQLKYPGHFAAITLSRMEEILHEHSYIAEDYIEELQKWQSPEYYENNMHKMQLPFSNKLLGSTLTSEEKQERRQQQLRRLQELNARRREEKLQLDQERLDRLLYVQELLEDGQMDQFHKALVELNMDSAEELQSYISKLSLSVEQTKQKILQSEVSIEVDVVDSKPETPDLDPLGSEQSLEDVESMNEFEPLFAEEQPEVEKPVAAVQPVFNLAEYHQLFLGTERIRAPEIIFQPSLIGEDQAGIAETMQYVLERYPKEQQAILVQNVFLTGGNTMYPGLKARVQKELLEMRPFQSSFQVHLASSPVLDAWYGARDWAVEYMTREEGWITRKDYEEKGGEYLKEHCASNVYVPIRLPKQAPRTAEALAPSRVTSSTGNPCEQA; encoded by the exons ATGGCAGCGCCCGCCCGAGTCTTCCCTTTCCGCGATGCCCGCTGGGCCCCGGACCCGGTGCTGGAGCCGAGCGCGGCCGTGCGGAGCCCGCAGCCGGTGCCGCTGGTGATCGATAACGGCTCCTTCCAAACACGGGCGGGCTGGGCCTCCGCCGAGCCCTCCGTGCCCGCCCGGCCCTTGCTGCGGTTCCGCTCTCTGGCCGCTCGCAGCCGCGgggcccgcggcggggccggcgccgACACTCAGGTAGGGAACGACCTGGGGAGCCCCGAACCGCTCCGCTGGCTGCTGCGTTCCCCCTTCGACCGCAACGTGCCCgtccagctggagctgcaggagctgctcctcgATCACGTCTTCCAGCGCCTCGGCGTCTCCTCGCAG GGTTGTGTTGATCATCCAATAGTTCTGACAGAAGCAGTGTGCAATCCTCTCTACTCAAGACAAATGATGTCAGAGCTCCTCTTTGAATGTTACCAAGTGCCAAAAGTATCCTATGGTGTAGACAGCTTGTACAGCTTTCACCACAACAGAAGGCAGAACTGGCCCTGCAGTGGTTTGGTGATATCTTCAGGTTATCAGTGTACACACATTTTGCCAGTTTTAGAAGGCAG GTTGGATGCTAAAAACTGCAAACGGATCAACCTTGGGGGGTGCCAGGCAGCCGTGTATCTGCAGCGCCTCCTGCAGCTGAAGTACCCGGGCCATTTTGCTGCCATCACACTCAGTCGCATGGAAGAAATCCTGCATGAGCACAGCTACATTGCAGAGGACTACATAGAAG agctgcagaagtggCAGTCCCCAGAGTACTATGAGAACAACATGCACAAGATGCAGCTGCCTTTCTCCAACaagctgctgggcagcactCTGACATCAGAGGAGAAGCaagagaggaggcagcagcagttaCGTCGACTTCAGGAACTCAACGCACGTCGTCgagaagagaagctgcagcttgACCAAGAGAGGCTGGACAGGCTACTCTACGTGCAG GAACTTTTAGAAGATGGTCAAATGGATCAGTTCCATAAAGCTTTGGTGGAGCTGAACATGGACTCTGCAGAAGAGCTTCAGTCCTACATCAGCAAGTTGAGTCTGTCTGTTgaacaaacaaagcagaaaatcctACAGTCAGAAGTCAGTATTGAAGTAGATGTTGTGGACAGCAAGCCAGAG ACTCCTGATTTGGATCCGTTAGGGAGTGAACAGTCACTGGAGGATGTGGAAAGTATGAATGAGTTTGAACCTTTGTTTGCTGAGGAACAGCCTGAAGTTGAGAAGCCTGTTGCTGCAGTGCAG CCTGTGTTTAACCTGGCAGAATACCACCAGCTTTTCCTTGGAACTGAAAGAATCAGGGCTCCAGAGATTATCTTCCAGCCATCCCTGATAGGAGAAGACCAGGCTGGGATAGCAGAAACTATGCAATATGTCCTTGAGAG GTATCCAAAGGAACAACAAGCTATTCTTGTCCAGAATGTTTTCCTCACTGGTGGAAATACCATGTACCCTGGGCTGAAAGCCAGAGTCCAGAAGGAACTCCTTGAAATGAGACCATTCCAGTCATCTTTTCAG GTTCACCTGGCTTCCAGTCCTGTTTTAGATGCCTGGTATGGGGCTAGGGATTGGGCAGTGGAATACATGACCCGTGAGGAAGGCTGGATAACCAGGAAAGactatgaagaaaaaggaggagaataCCTCAAGGAACACTGTGCTTCAAATGTCTACGTTCCCATTCGCCTCCCAAAGCAGGCCCCAAGGACAGCAGAGGCACTGGCACCCAGCAGAGTGACATCCAGCACAGGCAATCCTTGTGAGCAGGCATAG